From the genome of Longispora fulva:
GGGGCCGTCACCATCCACGCGACGAGCAGCACGGCGACGATCGAGACCAGCGCGCCGCCGATGTCGTCGAGCACCTGCGCCCCGCTGTCGCGGATGCCCTGCCGCAGCCGGCTGCCGAGCCACGCGCACAGCGCCTGGAGCAGCAGCGCGATCGCGAAGATCACCGAGAGGGCCGCGAGGACCCGGATCGTGGGGCTGTCGAAGTAGACCGCGATGGACGGGGCCACCTGCAGGCCCAGCAGGGCGCCGCCGAAGAAGCCGACGAAGGACAGGATCCCGATCACGAAACCCTGCCGGTAGCCGTTGATCGCGAAGAGCAGGGCGAGGACGACGAGGATGATGTCGACAAGGTGGCCGGGCATGACGCCAGGCTATCTCAGCTCGGCAATCCGATCCTGATCCCACGGAACGGACCATTGCGCGATATCCAGGAGCACTGACAACACTCCGGCCGTGAAACCCCATACCTGCATGTCCGCGACCTCGAAGGCCGGCGAGACGTACCCGCTGGAGTGCCGGACCCGGATCCGGTTGGCCGGGTCGACCAGGTCGGCGATCGGCACCCGGACCACCCGGGCCACCTCGCCGGCGTCGACCGGGCCCACCGGGTGCGGCGAGTGCCACCAGGCGAGCACCGGGGTGACGATGTAGTCGCTGACCGGAATCCACAGGTCGGGCAGGGTGGTGAGGACCTGGACGCTCGCCGGGTCCAGGCCGACCTCCTCCTCGGCCTCGCGGAGCGCCGTGACCGCAGGGTCGTCCTCGCCCTCGTCGGCGGCGCCGCCGGGGAAGGCCGGCTGGCCGGCGTGGTTGCGCAGGGTCGCGGCGCGCTCGAGGAGCAGCACGTCGGCGGCAGGGGCGAAGTCCCCGGTCGTCGGGCTCGTGCCGAGCAGGATCAGCACCGCACTGCGCCGCCCCCCGGACTCCGGCGGCGCGAACCGGGTGAAGTCCGCCGTGGTGGACTCGTTGATCCGCTCCACGATCGGCGGCAGCCAGTCGGGCAGGTCGGTCACAGGTGCTCCTTGACGAGCGTGCCCAGCGTCGCGTCGTCCAGCGCCGGTCCGCTGTAGGTGTGGGTCACGTGGCCGCTGGGGTCCCCGGCCGGCCGCCCGGCCTCGCGCCGCGCCGCTCCCGGTCTCACAGCTCGATGCCCGCCCGCTCGGCGATCTGCGCGACCCGGTCCCCCTTCAGCAGCCGCACGGCCGCCTCCGGTTCCGTCGGTCCCACCCCGTACGACGGGCACAGCGGCGCCAGCGAGCACGCCCCGCACGCCGGCTTCCGCGCGATGCACACCCGACGCCCGTGGAAGATGATCCGGTGCGACAGCATCGTCCAGTCCCGACGGTCGATCAGCGCGGCGACCTCGTGTTCGATCTTCACCGGGTCGGTGGACGTGGTCCATCCGAACCGGGTGGCGAGCCGCTGGAAGTGGGTGTCGATGGTCAGCCCCGGCACCCCGAATCCGTCGCCGAGCACGACGTTCGCGGTCTTGCGCCCGACCCCGGGCAGCGAGACCAGCTCGGCCATCGTCCCGGGCACCTCGCCGCCGAACCGGTCGACGAGCCCCTGGCCGAGCCCGATCAGCGAGGTGGCCTTGTTCCGGAAGAAGCCGGTGGGCCGGATGATCTCCTCCAGCTCGGCGCGGTTCGCGCTGGCGTAGTCCTCGGCCGTCCGGTACTTCGCGAACAGCGCCGGGGTGGTCAGGTTGACCCGCACGTCGGTGCACTGGGCGGACAGGATCACCGCGACGGTCAGTTCCAGGACGTTGGTGAAGTCGAGCTCGCACACCGCGTCGGGATGCAGCGCGGCCAGCTCCCGGCTGATCTTCCTGGCGCGTCGTTTGAGCGCGAGCGGGGTCTCCACCGGAGCGGAGGCCGGGACGTGCGAGGGTCGGCGCCGCCGCCGGACGGGCGAGTCTGTCACAACCCCGAGCCTACTGGGGCGTCAGTGCCCCGTCGTCTCCGATCGTGGCGGCGCTGGCCTTCAGGTCGGCCTTCGACAGGTCCCGGATCAGGGTCAGTGCCTGCTTCTTCGGGTCGATCGACGGATACCCGCCGTCCACCATCACGGTCGGCAGCACCTTTCCGGAGACCCAGGTCCCGTCCGCGCGCAGGGTCGCCGACACCACGCCGCCGATCCCGGTCGGCCCGGCGCTGGACAGCACGCGGTACCCGGAGAAGTTGCCCATCGAGTACGCGATGAGCCTGCCCTTGTAGAACTCCATCCCGCGCAGCACGTGCGGCCCGTGCCCGATGATCAGGTCGGCCCCGGCGTCGACCATGGCCCGGGCGAACTTGATCGGGTCGCCCCGGTTCTCGCCGAGGAAGTTCTCCGTCCCCGGCTTGACGTGCGCGTACGCCGCCCCTTCCGCCCCGATCTGCATCTGGACGACGACGAGATCCGCCTGGGTGGCCGCCGTGCGGACCAGCTCTGCGGCCTTGGGGACGTCGAGGAGGGACGCGCCCCAGGAGTAGGGCGAGAAGCCCAGCACCGCGACCTTGAGCCCCTTGACCTCGAC
Proteins encoded in this window:
- a CDS encoding NUDIX hydrolase, whose product is MTDLPDWLPPIVERINESTTADFTRFAPPESGGRRSAVLILLGTSPTTGDFAPAADVLLLERAATLRNHAGQPAFPGGAADEGEDDPAVTALREAEEEVGLDPASVQVLTTLPDLWIPVSDYIVTPVLAWWHSPHPVGPVDAGEVARVVRVPIADLVDPANRIRVRHSSGYVSPAFEVADMQVWGFTAGVLSVLLDIAQWSVPWDQDRIAELR
- the nth gene encoding endonuclease III; translation: METPLALKRRARKISRELAALHPDAVCELDFTNVLELTVAVILSAQCTDVRVNLTTPALFAKYRTAEDYASANRAELEEIIRPTGFFRNKATSLIGLGQGLVDRFGGEVPGTMAELVSLPGVGRKTANVVLGDGFGVPGLTIDTHFQRLATRFGWTTSTDPVKIEHEVAALIDRRDWTMLSHRIIFHGRRVCIARKPACGACSLAPLCPSYGVGPTEPEAAVRLLKGDRVAQIAERAGIEL
- a CDS encoding CapA family protein, which gives rise to MVAGGKNWLVAGLAAVMLLGVGAVVVGFTIDTDEQKKPVSAGVPSTESVPVPTPSAEPPTVTITGTGDVIMGAAPTLLPPNGGRDFFQRAPLTGDLIMGNLESPLTEDTGHKKCKEVNGKPEEGCFAFRLPPGYAEHLKTAGFGVLNLANNHTLDMGPTGLANTRKTLATAGLKPTGGPGEITMVEVKGLKVAVLGFSPYSWGASLLDVPKAAELVRTAATQADLVVVQMQIGAEGAAYAHVKPGTENFLGENRGDPIKFARAMVDAGADLIIGHGPHVLRGMEFYKGRLIAYSMGNFSGYRVLSSAGPTGIGGVVSATLRADGTWVSGKVLPTVMVDGGYPSIDPKKQALTLIRDLSKADLKASAATIGDDGALTPQ